The segment CGAATTTGACTCGGCCACCGGCGGTGTAAATCCGGAAGCGCACACTTTTGCGACCATCAAGATCCTGCGCGGGTCCGGCGTTGAAGATGTGACTGCCGAACAGCAGTCCGAACTGCTGAAATCATGACGGAAGAACCATATCGTTGGCTGGAGGCAATCGGGAATCGGCGCGAGTACGTGCGCGAACAGCTGAAGGGCGGATCGCCTGTTTTTGCGGCCTCGCTGCCGGACGGCATCCTGCTGCTCGGTGTCGGCACGGGCCATTCGAAAGTGTTTGAGCTGTTTGACCGCCATGGGCTCGCTGGCCTGGGGCATCCCGCAGACATTGAAAAAATCCGGCAAGCCGCCATTGATGCCGCGCATCTGGAAGCGTTCAATCGCGCCCCCGAGGACGTGAGCCTGCGCCGGCTGATCAGCTTCGGGTTAAGCCCGCAACTTAAAACGAATTTCGAGCAAATATTCAGCGCCCCGTTTCTGGTGGAACTCCTGCTGGTGGAGGCCGGCACTGAGCCGGGCCAGGATCTGATTGCACGACTGCATTTCGACGGTGCGTTTCAACTTCACAGCAAAGGTGTCGTCGTGGCCGCGAGCCAGCCCGAGCCCGAAGCGGCTGCGCAAACGTGGGCGAACCAGGTGCTGGCGGGAAAATCAGACCGCGGCGAGGTTGCCGAAATCCTGCTTCAGGTGTGGTGGTGCCTGATTGAGAACAAACCCTTTAATGACGGGATTCCCGCCGAAGCCGAGCGACGGGACGGCTGGCGGAAGGCCGTTAATGGACGGACGGCGGAGATTGGCTGGCTGGGGAGAAAGGGTGGCCGCCGTGCGCGGTACGAAGCAGTGACCGTCGCCCAGCTCGGCTTATGAACCGGATCGTCGGCCTGGAAACTGAATATGGTTGTTTGACCAGCGACCCCTCCGGGCCGCCCAGCGCCGTCGGCCGGGTTCGCAACTGGATTTTTGAGAAGAACCGCTTCGGCCTTGCGGACATGCACCAGCGCGACTGGGATGAACCGGCTGGGAATGGCGGTTTTCTTTTCAACGGCGGAAGGTCCTATGTGGACATGGGCCACCTGGAGTATTGCACACCGGAATGTCTTTCATTGATTGACCTGCTGCGCTACGATCGCGCCGGGGACGCCATTCTGCTGCACGCGCTCAAAGAAATGCACCTTGCGGAGCAGGTCAGTTTCATTCGCAACAACGTCGATCATTACTCCGGAGCCACTTTTGGCTGCCACGAGAATTATCTCGTTCGGCGCACCGCGCCACTCTCTGAAAACAACGTGCTGGCGTTGCTGGCGTTTTTGACGCTGCGGCTGCTCTTCGCCGGATCGGGCCGGGTGGGTTCGACGCCGGGGGCGGAGTTGCGCGGCGATTTGTTGCGACACGGCGCTGACAGCCATTTTCAGATCAGCCAGCGCGCGGATTACATCAACAACGACCTGTTCGAGTGGGTGCAATTCAACCGCGCCATCATCAACACGCGCGACGAACCCCTGGCCGACGCCAGAAAGTACCGCCGCCTGCACCTGCTTCACGGGGATACGAATGTTTTGCCGACATCTCTCCTGCTCAAGGTGGGCACGACAGCGCTCGTGCTTGACCTGCTGGAACTGGACCAGCTGCCGAAAATCGTTCTGGCCGACGCGGTGATGACCTTTCGCAATTTGTCCCACCAACCCGACGGTCCCTGGCTGGTGCCTCTGACGGACGGCCGTTGCGCGAGCGCGGTAGAGCTTCTTTTTAAATTCCTCGACGCGTCGCGGAGGGAGTTTTTCGGCCGCGACAACGAGACTGACGTTGTCCTCCGGGTCTGGGAGGAAGTCCTTTCCGCGCTGGCGACGCGTCCGGATATTCTGGTCGGCAAGGTTGACTGGATCACAAAGCGGTGGCTGTTCCGCCAGTTTATGGAGCGAGAGAACATCAGTTGGAGCGATCCGTGGCTGAAGGCGCAGGACCTCGAGTTTCATCACATCGACCCCGCGCGCAATTTGGGGATCGCCCTGGCCCAGACGCCTTCCGCCTGGGACCCTCCGTCGGCCGAAATAGCCGACGCCATGCGCTCGGCGCCCGGTAACACGCGCGCGCAGGCGCGTTCCAGGATCATGCGGATGCTCAAAAACCAGCACATCCGCTACTTCGTGGATTGGGAAGTGATCGACGCGGAGGGAGTCAACTCGTTGAACCTGCTCAATCCATTCGATGCGTCGCCTCCGGAAGCAGACAGCTGGGCGCGCCAGCTGAACCTTGTTTGACCTTCAGCGCAGCAACTCCGGTCGCGGAACGGTCGACCGTTTGGTCTCATCATCTGCCTGGTGCCTGTGCTGGCGCTTCAAACCTGAGGCCGCAGGACGGCGCCCAACCGGCGGTTCCTTTTCCGTGATGTAGCCGCGCAAAAACTTTGGCTTGTCCGGGCGGCCGGCTCGACGGTAATCACTCCAAAGGGAATCGGCGACGACCGAATGCGGCAGCCCGGATTCTGTCGTCAAAAACTCAAACAGCCACTCCATCAGACGCGGCAGCGCAATGCCGGACTTGCGTCCGGCCCGCGCGAAGAGCCAGTCGCTCCACCGCATAAACGCCGCGAACGGTGACGGTGTCCCGCTCCAAATCAGCGGCGTGGTCTCCACAAAATTGCCGCTGTTGCCCACGAGATCCCAATAGCGGGCGAAGCGGCGCACCCGTTGCATGTCGACGAAGCTCACAAGTTTGTTCTGCAGGATTTCGTACGGCGGGTCGGGATTGTAGATCATTCCTCATTCAGCGTCGTGGCGAATGATCGGCGTTCCGCGCAACCGTTTGAGAATGCCCACTTGAATCTCCTGGGGACGGAGCGCGATCAGCCGGTCGAACCCGGAGGCGAAGCTCTCAAGCGATTCTCCGGGAAGGCCGGCGATCAGGTCCGTGTGGACATGGACGCCGGTTTGTGAACGGAGAAACCGAAGGTTGTCGGCGAGTTTGGCATAATCCTGCCGACGGCTGATGAGCCGGCTGACCCCGGCATTGAACGTCTGAATGCCGATCTCAAACTGCAGGGCGCCTGCCGGGAATTGTGCGATGAGATGGCGCAATGCGTCCGGCAGACGATCGGGGATCATTTCAAAGTGTACGAACAAACCCGGTCGATAACGCTCGTAGAAGAACTGGAGTATTGCTTTGCTGACGTCCAGGTTCAGGTTGAATGTGCGATCCACAAACTTGAATTGTCGGACTCCGCGACCGAGCAGGCGTTCCATCGCTTCAAGAAAAGCGGGCAGGGGAAACTGCCGCACGGGAACGTTGAGTGACGACAGGCAAAACTCGCAGGTGAACGGACAACCGCGCGATGCCTCCACATAAATGACACGATGCGCCACGTCCTCTTCCGTGTAGAGGTCGTAAGGCAGCACCAGTTCGCTCAAACCGGGACGTTCGGCGGCGATGATTTTATCCGCAGGGCGGCTCCCGGAAAGGATTTTGCGGCAAGCTTCGGCGAACTTCCGGTCTGCTTCGCCCGTGATGACATAATCCGCGAGGCGCGCGATTTCCTGATTCTCGACCTCGAAACTGACTTCCGGCCCACCAATGACAACAACAACATCGGGCCGCAATCGTTTGAGTGCCGCGACGGTTTCGGTCGTCTGCGCCACGTTCCAGATGTAAACGCCGAGGCCGATGATTTTTGGCTGGCGGGCCAGCAGCACCTCCACCACATCGAGAGGCCGCTGCGTGATATCGAACTCGACGAGGCAGGTTTGTGTCCTCAGTTCGCCCAGATTGGCGAGCAGGTAACGGAGACCGAAGGCACTGTGGACATATTTCGCGTTCAGCGTGGCAAGGATGATCTCAGCCATAGGGGCGGCTCAACTTATCACGTTACATCGTCGGTGCGCAAAGTGAATAGCAGAGAGGGGAGCATCCTCTTTGTTCGTATTCCACCGCAGAGACACACGTTCATAACCTGGGAACAAGCGGTGAATAACAAGTGACAAAGTCGCTCTTGACTTCCTTCGAGTCGGGCCGAGTTTGGTAGCGACGGTGCAATCGTATCCGGCCGTCTTTGTTTCGTGAAAAGTCGTTGCCAACAGCTGCCGATTTCATGAACGACCTGCTTGCTAAACCGAATGTCAGTGAATCAACGGCGGCGAGGGAGGGAGTTTTTTCCGCGGTCATCGCTTACGAGGATGCCATGACACGCGATCGTGCGATGCAGGTCTGCGAACGCCTTGTTCAGAGGTTCTGGAAGGACATGGAATTCAATTTCAGATGGTGGCGGTTCGATTTCCTGCGGGATGCTGGATTCGTCCGGCAGGCCGCGCGTCAGGCAGCGGGTTCTGATTTGATATTGTTTTCCGCGCACGCGCGGCGCGAGTTGCCTTGCATTGTTGAAAAATGGATCGAGACCTGGGTGCCGTGGCGGGGTGCGCGCGATGGAGTTCTGGTGGCGATGATCGGCACAGCTGAAGATCAGCTCAGAGGATTGGTCCCGATCCAGGTATATTTGCGCGAAGTCGCGCGGCGCGCCAATATGGACTATCTGTCGCAGGCCGCGGGCGCCTCAGTGAGTGAATTGAACACCTCGATCGAGACCATCACGAAGCGCGCGGAAAAGGTCACTTCGCTCCTGGATGGAATTCTGCATCACGCGACGATTCCTCCGCGTTGGGGAATAAACGAGTAAGCGTGGTTCGACGAGTCGGGTTCGTGGTTGCGAGGGAACCGGGAACACATCTGAACACTCAAGGTGGTTGATTTAACTCACGCGTTCATTAGCATCCAGGCATGAAAGTGCTTCTCCGACTTCGCTCGATACCCGGCGCGCTGTTCGCGATGATATGTGTTGCCTGGCTTCCGACGGGCGGCGCAGCACGCGCGATCGAAACGGCGATGGAGTCGTTACGGACATGCACGCCGATGTTGCAGATAACGATGGCGCAGCGTTTGTCGGCGTCGGACATCGCCATCTGCGAGCACAGCTATCATGCACTGGTTGTCGGCAGTTGGCCGCAGTATTGGAGGTCAGGAGGAAGGCAGTTCAGGGGAAGGGGATTCGATCGAGATCCGCGATGAATTTCACGGTGTGCCTCGCTGAACTTCTCGCAATATTCGGACGAGATCGGGATCGAGTCGAACGGAATTTCAGTGCTCCACTTGCTTCCGGCTCTTGCTTTCGGTGATGATTTTCTGTTCCAGCTCGCGCGGCATTTCTTCGTAGTGGCTGAATTCCTCGGTGTGAATGCCGCGGCCGCCGGTGAGTGAGCGAACCGTGGTGGCGTAGTGGTAAAGTTCCATCGCCGGAACCTGGGCTTTGACCACCTGAAACGAGCCGTCGGTGTCCATGCCCAGAATTCTTCCGCGCCGGCTGGAAAGGTCACCGATCACTTTGCCGAGCGCGTCCTCGTGGACTTTGATTTCGAGGTTGTAGATGGGTTCGAGCAAGCCGGGCCGCGCGTTGGTGAATGCTTCCTTGAACGCTTCCTTGCCGGCGATCTGAAACGAAATGTCGTTCGAATCCACCGGATGCATCTTGCCGTCGTAGAAATCAATCTTCAAATCCACCACGCGATAACCGGCGAGGATGCCTTCCGCGCAGGCCGACAGAACGCCCTTTTCAACGGACGGCACATAAACGCGGTCCACGTTCTGGCCGGTGAGAGTTTGTGTGAATTCAACGCCGGTGTTGCGTGGCTTTGGTTCAATGCGCATCCAGACCTCGGCGAATTGCCCGGCGCCACCGGTCTGCTTTTTGTGGCGATACTTCGACTCGGCCCGGCCCTTGATGGTCTCGCGAAATGGGATCCTCGGCGGGATAAGCTCAATCTCGACTTTATAGCGCCTCTTCAACCGGTCGGTGAGCACGGCAAGGTGCAAATCGCCTTGGGCGGACATCACGGTCTGGTGCAATTCGGAATCCACATGGTAAAGAAACGTGGGATCCTCCTCGTGCAATGCGGCCAGGCCGGTGGCGATTTTGTCCTCATCGCCCTTGGAATTCAGTTTGAGCGCAGCGTGAATGTTGGGTTTGGGATAAACGACTTTGGGAAGCGCAACGATCATGCGCGAACTGCAGAGCGTGTTGCCGGTGTGTGTGTCCTTGAGTTTGACAACCGCCCCGATGTCGCCAGCGTTGAGGCCGTTGACGGGCGTCCGGTTTTTTCCGTTGAGAACATAGATCTGGCCGACTTTTTCAGTGATGCGCCTGTCGCTGTTGTAGAGTTCCCCCCCAACTTTCACGGATCCGGAATAAAGCCGGAAAAAGGAAAGCTCGCCGAACTGGGCCTCGCTCATCGTCTTGAACACGTACAGGACCGGTTCGGGACTCGAGAGGGCGACCTGGGTTTCGTTGCCCGCGGTATCCACAGCCCCGACTTTCTCGCGGTCAACCGGTGACGAGCCGTATTTGGCAATGAAATCCATGAGTCGGGCGACACCGACGTTCGTTTCGGCGGAGGTGCAAAACACGGGAATGAACGACTGCTTTTGCACGGCGGCATGAACTCCGGCGCGCAGTTCGTCTTCCGACAAACTCCCTCGGTCGAAGAATTTCTCCAGCAGCGAGTCATCGGATTCCGCGATGTGTTCGATCAATCGTTTGTGCAGTTGATTGACTTTTTCCGACCATTCTCCGGCAGCCGGCACTTCCTGAAATTTGCCGCTCAAGTCCTTCTGATAAGTGACGATCTCACTGCGCATGACATCGAGGATGGTGTTAAAGCCGGAGCCCGGATTGACCGGCCAGTTCATTGGGAAGACCCGTTCTCCGAAGTGCTCACGGCACTGAGCGAGCGTTTTCTCGAAGTTCGACTGATCCTTGTCCATGGCATTTATCACAATCATCTTCGGAATGCCATATTGCGTGGCGTAATTCCAGACCTGGTCGGTACCAACCCCGACTCCATGATTCGCGTGGATGACGACGAGCGCGAAGTCACCGACGCGCAATGCGCCTAGACCTTCGCTGATGAAGTCCAGGTAACCGGGGGTGTCGATGACGTTGAATTTTTTTCCAAGCCATTCGGCGTGGAGCAACGAGGCGTGGACGGAGATGTGACGTTGCTGCTCGCTTACATGGTAATCGGATACCGTCGTGCCGTTCGCGACGCTGCCCATCCGGTGAATCGAGCCGCTGCACACCAGCATCGCCTCACTCAACATTGTCTTGCCCGATGAGGCGTGTCCGACGATTGCGAAATTCCTGATGTCAGACGATTGATACGTTTGCATGAGTCGAATTGACTGATCCTGGGGCCATGGATATTGGAATGCTTCGGTTCTATCAAACCGGGCCGGGATGGCCAACAAATCTTTACGCCCCGGAATGTTTTTTGCCATTTGCCTTTCAAGATTTGTAGGTTAAAATGAGTTCATCCTATGAAGACCGTGACCGTAGCTGCGTTTAACTCGCCTGCCGAAGCCGAACCGCTGAAGGGCCGGTTGGCAGCGGTTGGCATACAGGCCGAAATTCACAGCGAATCGAAATTGGGTGAGACACTTGATTTCTCTCGCCCGAGGGCCGGTGTGCGAATCGAAGTGCCGAGGGGCGATTTCGAAAGAGCGCTGCGCGTGGTGTATGACTGGAACGTCGCGTCAGCTCCTGAAGGAGCGGCTTCGTCGGCTGTGAATCGCGGTTCGACGGGGGGTGGTGCTCCTCGCCAAAGCGATTCGTGGCGTCCGGCGTGACTCTGATTCGCGGCAAGTGGTCGAAGTCGATGCTGCGATTGCGAAGTTGTGAACAGGTGGTGAATACGTTTTGAATATCTTCGCATTGCAGATCGTCGTACTCCGCCGTATAGAGCATTTGCTTCTTCATTAATGGGGTGAGCGGTCTGCGGGAAACGTGAGAAAAAGTTTTGCAGCTGGCGCACGACCCAGGTGGATTTGAAGGAGAGCAGTCCAAGCATACTGCCCGGACGGATTTGTGTGAAGGACGTGTTATGAC is part of the Candidatus Angelobacter sp. genome and harbors:
- a CDS encoding elongation factor G, with product MQTYQSSDIRNFAIVGHASSGKTMLSEAMLVCSGSIHRMGSVANGTTVSDYHVSEQQRHISVHASLLHAEWLGKKFNVIDTPGYLDFISEGLGALRVGDFALVVIHANHGVGVGTDQVWNYATQYGIPKMIVINAMDKDQSNFEKTLAQCREHFGERVFPMNWPVNPGSGFNTILDVMRSEIVTYQKDLSGKFQEVPAAGEWSEKVNQLHKRLIEHIAESDDSLLEKFFDRGSLSEDELRAGVHAAVQKQSFIPVFCTSAETNVGVARLMDFIAKYGSSPVDREKVGAVDTAGNETQVALSSPEPVLYVFKTMSEAQFGELSFFRLYSGSVKVGGELYNSDRRITEKVGQIYVLNGKNRTPVNGLNAGDIGAVVKLKDTHTGNTLCSSRMIVALPKVVYPKPNIHAALKLNSKGDEDKIATGLAALHEEDPTFLYHVDSELHQTVMSAQGDLHLAVLTDRLKRRYKVEIELIPPRIPFRETIKGRAESKYRHKKQTGGAGQFAEVWMRIEPKPRNTGVEFTQTLTGQNVDRVYVPSVEKGVLSACAEGILAGYRVVDLKIDFYDGKMHPVDSNDISFQIAGKEAFKEAFTNARPGLLEPIYNLEIKVHEDALGKVIGDLSSRRGRILGMDTDGSFQVVKAQVPAMELYHYATTVRSLTGGRGIHTEEFSHYEEMPRELEQKIITESKSRKQVEH
- a CDS encoding DUF4080 domain-containing protein, producing the protein MIYNPDPPYEILQNKLVSFVDMQRVRRFARYWDLVGNSGNFVETTPLIWSGTPSPFAAFMRWSDWLFARAGRKSGIALPRLMEWLFEFLTTESGLPHSVVADSLWSDYRRAGRPDKPKFLRGYITEKEPPVGRRPAASGLKRQHRHQADDETKRSTVPRPELLR
- a CDS encoding radical SAM protein, translated to MAEIILATLNAKYVHSAFGLRYLLANLGELRTQTCLVEFDITQRPLDVVEVLLARQPKIIGLGVYIWNVAQTTETVAALKRLRPDVVVVIGGPEVSFEVENQEIARLADYVITGEADRKFAEACRKILSGSRPADKIIAAERPGLSELVLPYDLYTEEDVAHRVIYVEASRGCPFTCEFCLSSLNVPVRQFPLPAFLEAMERLLGRGVRQFKFVDRTFNLNLDVSKAILQFFYERYRPGLFVHFEMIPDRLPDALRHLIAQFPAGALQFEIGIQTFNAGVSRLISRRQDYAKLADNLRFLRSQTGVHVHTDLIAGLPGESLESFASGFDRLIALRPQEIQVGILKRLRGTPIIRHDAE
- a CDS encoding proteasome accessory factor PafA2 family protein produces the protein MNRIVGLETEYGCLTSDPSGPPSAVGRVRNWIFEKNRFGLADMHQRDWDEPAGNGGFLFNGGRSYVDMGHLEYCTPECLSLIDLLRYDRAGDAILLHALKEMHLAEQVSFIRNNVDHYSGATFGCHENYLVRRTAPLSENNVLALLAFLTLRLLFAGSGRVGSTPGAELRGDLLRHGADSHFQISQRADYINNDLFEWVQFNRAIINTRDEPLADARKYRRLHLLHGDTNVLPTSLLLKVGTTALVLDLLELDQLPKIVLADAVMTFRNLSHQPDGPWLVPLTDGRCASAVELLFKFLDASRREFFGRDNETDVVLRVWEEVLSALATRPDILVGKVDWITKRWLFRQFMERENISWSDPWLKAQDLEFHHIDPARNLGIALAQTPSAWDPPSAEIADAMRSAPGNTRAQARSRIMRMLKNQHIRYFVDWEVIDAEGVNSLNLLNPFDASPPEADSWARQLNLV